In Vitis vinifera cultivar Pinot Noir 40024 chromosome 17, ASM3070453v1, one genomic interval encodes:
- the LOC100253469 gene encoding cyclic nucleotide-gated ion channel 18, translating into MNNNIRPFSFRQKSWWTQILDPGGRLVTQWNHIFLISCLLALFLDPLYFYLPVIDGPACFRIDLGLGIVVTFFRTVADMFYLTHMIMKFRMAFVAPSSRVFGRGELVMDPQQIALRYLKSDFIIDFAATLPLPQTVIWYIIPAVKDPITDHANHILSLIVLIQYIPRLFLIFPLYRRIVKITGVVARTAWLGAAYNLLLYMLASHVLGASWYLLSIERQHSCWSKECQKEANSMHFPTCHSSFLDCSTLEQPDRRVWLNFSHVLTNCRPENSIGFEYGMYSDAFINEVASSTFLEKYFYCFWWGLKGLSSYGQSVVTSTFTSETLFCIVICIGGLVLFSHLIGNMQTYLQNMGIRLEEWRIRRRDTEEWMRHRQLPLDLQERVRRFVQYKWIATRGVDEEAILRALPLDIRREIQRHLCLALVRRVPFFSQMDDQLLDAICERLVSSLSTQDAYIVREGDPVNEMFFIIRGQLESSTTNGGRSGFFNSITLRPGDFCGEELLTWALMPTSSLNLPSSTRTVRSTTKVEAFALRAEDLKFVANQFKRLHSKKLQHAFRYYSHQWRTWGACFIQVAWRRLKRRKLAKELARQESLYYMQISDQEGYLSEMTDADYQTSSAEISSMENSHGGQQIGATVLASRFAANARKGIQQKAKFKVVTSPATSLKMPKLFKPEEPDFSSDHENS; encoded by the exons ATGAATAATAACATCCGCCCCTTCTCCTTTCGCCAGAAGTCCTGGTGGACCCAAATCCTCGACCCCGGTGGCCGTCTTGTCACTCAATGGAACCACATTTTCCTCATCTCCTGTTTGCTAGCTCTCTTTTTGGATCCTCTCTATTTCTATCTTCCGGTGATCGACGGCCCGGCCTGTTTTCGGATCGACCTGGGTTTGGGGATTGTCGTCACGTTTTTTCGGACGGTGGCTGATATGTTCTACCTGACCCATATGATCATGAAGTTTCGGATGGCTTTTGTGGCTCCCAGCTCTCGGGTTTTTGGGAGGGGAGAGCTTGTGATGGATCCGCAGCAGATTGCGCTGCGGTACTTGAAGTCTGACTTTATAATTGATTTCGCTGCAACACTGCCTCTCCCCCAG ACGGTCATCTGGTACATAATTCCAGCAGTGAAAGACCCTATAACTGATCATGCTAATCATATTCTTTCATTGATTGTTCTCATTCAATATATTCCTCGATTGTTTCTCATTTTTCCTCTGTACCGGCGGATTGTTAAAATTACTGGGGTTGTGGCAAGAACTGCTTGGCTAGGGGCAGCATACAATCTTCTTCTCTATATGTTAGCAAGTCAT GTTTTAGGAGCTTCATGGTATTTGTTATCCATTGAGCGGCAGCACTCATGCTGGAGCAAAGAATGTCAGAAGGAGGCAAATTCCATGCATTTCCCAACTTGTCATTCTTCATTTCTTGATTGTAGCACTTTGGAGCAGCCTGACCGCCGAGTTTGGCTGAACTTCAGTCATGTGCTCACCAATTGTCGTCCTGAAAATAGTATTGGGTTTGAGTATGGCATGTATTCTGATGCTTTTATTAATGAAGTTGCTTCCTCAACTTTCCTTGAGAAATACTTTTACTGCTTTTGGTGGGGTTTGAAGGGTCTAAG CTCGTATGGACAGAGTGTGGTGACAAGTACTTTCACTAGTGAAACATTATTTTGCATTGTTATTTGCATTGGGGGTCTAGTTCTATTCTCACATCTCATAGGCAACATGCAG aCCTATCTACAAAACATGGGAATTAGACTTGAAGAATGGAGAATAAGAAGAAGAGATACAGAGGAGTGGATGAGGCATCGTCAACTGCCTCTAGATTTGCAAGAGCGTGTTCGCCGTTTTGTTCAATATAAATGGATTGCCACAAGAGGAGTAGATGAAGAAGCCATTTTGCGTGCCTTACCTTTGGACATCCGTCGTGAAATTCAAAGGCATCTTTGTTTGGCCCTTGTCCGCCGT GTTCCTTTCTTCTCACAAATGGATGATCAGCTCTTAGATGCCATATGTGAACGTCTTGTGTCATCCTTAAGCACTCAAGATGCATATATTGTTCGGGAAGGTGATCCAGTGAATGAGATGTTTTTCATCATTAGGGGCCAACTAGAGAGCTCAACGACTAATGGGGGTCGGTCAGGTTTCTTCAACTCCATCACTCTCAGGCCTGGTGACTTCTGTGGGGAAGAGTTGTTGACTTGGGCCTTAATGCCCACTTCAAGCCTAAACCTACCATCCTCAACTCGAACCGTCAGGTCCACTACCAAAGTCGAAGCATTTGCACTTCGAGCTGAAGACCTCAAGTTTGTGGCAAACCAGTTTAAACGCCTCCACAGCAAGAAACTTCAGCATGCTTTCAGGTACTATTCCCATCAGTGGAGGACCTGGGGAGCTTGCTTTATACAAGTTGCATGGAGAAGGCTTAAAAGGAGAAAGCTGGCAAAGGAGTTGGCCAGACAAGAGAGCCTGTACTACATGCAAATTTCAGACCAAGAAGGTTACTTGAGTGAAATGACAGATGCAGATTACCAAACTAGCAGTGCTGAGATCTCATCAATGGAAAATTCACATGGGGGCCAGCAAATTGGAGCCACAGTTTTAGCTTCAAGGTTTGCTGCAAACGCTAGAAAAGGAATTCAACAGAAGGCCAAGTTCAAAGTGGTAACATCTCCTGCCACTAGCTTGAAGATGCCCAAACTGTTTAAGCCGGAGGAGCCTGATTTCTCCTCAGACCATGAAAATAGTTGA